The following DNA comes from Pelotomaculum isophthalicicum JI.
ACTAGAGAGTCTAAATTCCTTTATTCTAGCCACCAAAGATACTGTGTCGAGCATAAGAAATGGTATCGATACATTTCATGCTGCGATGATGCCCTTCATGACAGGACAGGGGACTAACAAACCCGGTTCTTCTTCACCCGCGCAACCACAATATAATGATATGCCGGGGCAAAAAGAAGCAGGCGATTCCGAGGTATAGTCATGCATCCTTTTGCCTGAACTAAGGCGGCTTCTTTTTAAACCGGAACTCTCCCCACCGGGCTGTTATTATTTCAAGCCCGTTTTTTTTATGATTACAGAAAAAACAAACCGCTTCCAGGCGGCACGAGCCACCTCCAAGCGGCGACAAACGATCAAAAGTTCCCTTACAACCTATTTGCTTTGCACTCTTTTGCGGTTATCCAGGCTATCCCACTTCATAATTTTCGGCACTTCCCGGACGGCTTGTTTTTCGCCGCTCCGGTCATTTTTCGCTGTTCCGGCTGCGTTTGACGCGTCATTGGCTGCAGCCGGCGTATCTTTTGATGAGTCTGACTTGGTGTTATTCTTCGCGCCTGTTCCCATTAACCCGGCCATCATGTTCATAAGGTTGCTCAAATCCATATTCTGCCCCCCGAGGGCGCAAAGCAGGCTCGTCAGCATAGCTGGATTCAGTCCTTGCCCCTCCTTACCGCCGCCAAGACATCCCAAAAGGTTCATTAACGCGGCAGGGTTGAATCCCTGCCCGCCGGTACCGCCTTGGTTGCCCAGCAAGCCTGCCAACATACCTATCAGGTCATTTAGTGACGGAGCCGTCCCGGTAGTACTGACCGGCGCAGGCGCCGGAACTGTCGCCGGCGCCGTGACCGGAGACTGTATGTATCCGCTGGAACTGCCGTGATAACGGTTCCCGATCAGACTCAAGATACTGGTGAGGTTTACCGAACACATATAAATCAACATTGTTTCCTGGTCCATCCCATACTTTGACTGCAGTTCCAGCACCCTCGCGACCGCTTCTTCCAACATGGCAGTTCCTTTGGCATCTTCAGCCAATCAAATCACCTCCCCGGTTAAATGTATGATATTGTTAAAACAATCCGGGTATATTGGGAATACTCATCCCACCGGTCAACTTGGCGATTTCGTTTTTAAACAAACTTTTTGATTCGGCGGTAGCTCTATTGAACGCACTCGCCACCATTATTTCCAGTGCCTCGGCATTACCAGGTTTCAGAGCGCCCGGGCCGAATTTAACATTCAGCACCTGCTGCTGGCCGTCCATCACAATGCTGAACAATCCTTCACCCTCACTGATTTCCACGGTTTTGTTTTTAAGCTCCTGCTGCAACTTTTGCATCTCGGCAACTATCGCGCCCATATTATTCATCATTCGATTCTTTTCCCCTTTCCATACACAGCGTCATGGCCGCTGCAACTCATTATTAAATATATTCGCCCGGCGCTAAAAAAGTTTATTAAAGGCAAAAAAAAAGCTGTTTTACAACAGCTTTTTCTATTTTCATCCCGGGATTAATAGTGCTTGCGCATGCATTCCAGCATAACATCGTCAATTTTGACAGTGTTGGTGTTCCCAGTGCTTGGGGTAAAGGTGAAGCGGACCATGATTGAATCAACGCTTGAATCTACTGCCGGTGTGGTAAACTGGACCTGGGTGTAGGCATTGTCCGGTATACCGGTGCTGGGCAGCGTTTGCGTGCCGATGCCGATCTGAGTGCCGAATTGATCATAGAATACTACTTCAGCGGTTAAGGAGAAAGCGCTGGTCGCGCCGAGCACATCTTCCCTGACCCAGAAGGTGAGGCGGTACTGGCGTTCGCCAACGATTTTTTTGCTGATCATCTGGAATAAAGCACCAGGCAGCGCCGTATTCAGCAGGCCGATCTCCGCCGCGAATGACCCGGAATGAGCCGTAGTGGTCTGGGATACATTGCTCGCGCCCCAAAAGACCGGGGAATAGGGGCTGGCCCAGGCTTCGAGGCCGCCGTCCCTAAGCAGGTTGCCGACGGGAGCCTCTTCCGGTGACGGGCAGGTCTGCACATAGATTTTGCGGTCTTCCGTAACCCTGGCGGTAGCCTGAATGACAGAAGTCTGGTGGACCCGGCAGCCGCGATGAATTTCAAAGTTCACATCAACATCAACATGACGGAACGTAATAGTAACATCATGCTTGTGGTGAACCTTCACAGGTTCAGCCAGTTCAACCAGCTTGGAAAACGGCAGATCCTCAGTCACGAATTTGACTTCGTTATTTTTATTTACATAGAATATTTTCTTGTGCAGAGTGCCGTTGACAACGATTTTCTTAAGAAACAAATCCCTAAACGGGTGCATGCTGTCGTGATGCACCATAACGAATTCTTCATCATGGTGGAAATGGTCGTCATGATGATGATGGGCTTCTTCAACAAACACCGGTGTGCCGGTCAGATCGCGAACATGAGCTTTAATTCTGTCGCAATTGTGGACCAATTCGGGCAAGGTGGCAATGTTGTCGACAACCACTTCCACATCTACAGACGCAATAACTAACGGCACTCTTATTTCAATGCATTTCACCGGCTGAACTTCCGTGTAGTAGAATTGTTCAGGCATTCTTTTAGACCTCCTTAATTATTTTTTAATTGCATTCAACAAAAATTATTAACCCATTGGCGCGCACGGAATCTTAATCACCTGTCCGACGCTGAGGACATCCGGGTTGGTAATCTGCGGGTTTTCAGCCAGGATCAGGGCCACCGTCGTTCCATGCGCCGCGGCAATTTTACTGAGTGTGTCACCCGCCAGAACAGTATAATCAGTTGGCACACAGGTAATAGGCGTGGGAGTCGGTGTGACGGCGGGCACATAAACGTGCAGTTGGGACAGATCGGTCACTGTCGCCTTGACTTTTAAAACAGCTTCCGTGTGTAAATCACACCCTTGCTGATCCACACTTACATATTCCGGACTGATTTTAACTTTGGCTCTCATACCATGTTCTGCGCCGGGCACTGTCACAAACGTGCGGAAATTCAAACGCTGGTGCAGCGCGTGGACAGCCTGGTCGGGTTTTGTGCTGACATAAACCACTTCCACATCGGCATGACCTCTGATCAACACTCTACCCTTTTGTATATCTGTTTCCGTAGCTTTTACCTTATCTACCCTTGACTCCAGCACTTTCATGACGGCGGGTTTTGTTTCAGGAACTTCAGTTGTTTCCCTGAGAACCACTTGAGTTTCTCCTGCGCCGATTTCCCGGTCAATCTTCAGTTTTACCTTGTCATAGCCCGCCTCATTTTGTAATTTGGTAGGAACATTTTTTAGCGTCCTGGTTTCGGAAACAAAGACGGTCAGCTTGACGATGACATCCGCTGTTAACCTCGGACAAGTTACCGTCGAAATTTCGGCGCTTTCCACTTCCGCCCGCACATGAACGTTCATGCCATGCTGGGCTTCAGGAACTTCCACAAAGTCACTGAATTTGATGACTTGGTGCAGGTCATGAACGGATTGCCCCGGGGTCAAGGACACATACAAAACTTCAAGTCTTACCTCACCGTCCACAATCACTTTGCCGGCAAGGACCCGTTTATCAGTAATTTCTACTTCCGCTTTGGTATTCAGAACTTTTTCCACGCCCGGTTTTTCTTCTGGCACTTCGAACGTATCGCTGACAATAATTTGCTTGGTTTCCTTCTCACCAATCATGTGTTCGACAGTGATATCCTGGGTTTCCAGAGCGACATTCCCGGCCGGAGTGGTCGTGAGCACTTCCATTTCTTCAACATCCATTATTTTTGCAAAAGTGCTGAGCACAGCGGCCACATCAAATGCACAAGCGTTGGTTTTACTTGGAGTCAAACTCACATCCTCCACAGTAAAATCGACAACATAATCCATCCCGGGCTCGGCGCCTGGCACATCGACAAAGGTCGTAAAATTGACATCGCCGTGCATCGAGTGAACTGATTGATCAGGTTCAAAGGCGACATACATCACTTGTACAGTCAGGGTCCCATTAATGATAATCTTGTCCGGGACAATGCTGATGTCTCTAACTTTGGCAGTTGTTTCTTTTGATAAAATCTTTTCCACGCTCGGCTTTGTTTCAGGAACTTCAATCTGACCTCTAACCACGGTCTGAACTCTATTTTCACCCTGGACCAAATTGACCTTAAGCATTTCGGTTCCAGCCATGATGGTTTCCTCCTTTCAAAATTTTTCTATACTAATATATGAGAGAAACATACGAAAATGTGCAATAAAGGTAGTCCGCCTGCAAAAAACGAAAAAAAAAAGAGGACCTGGGTCCTCTTCCTTATTTTAACATAATAAATATTTTTTATATTGTTTATATCTCGATCAGTTCTTCAATTTTTATGCTATACCGTTAATCAACCGATAAACATCTGCACGAACATTTTCCCGTATGGGCCGCCGCTGACAACACCAATGCCCACTTTAGTATAATTTGAATTTAATATGTTTGCCCGGTGTCCGGACGAGTTCATCAGATTGGTATGCGCAGAATCAACGGTTGGAGCCCCGGCTAGGTTTTCCCCGGCGTAGCGATACTGCACCCCGTATGTTTTCATCATATCGAAGGGAGAACCGTAAGTTGGTGACGTATGGTCAAAATAATTTTTATCAATCATATCCTGCCCCTTCATTCTTGCCAACTTGACCAGGGTCAGATCGATTTGCAGTGGTTGCAGGCCTGCCTTGCTCCTTTCCTGATTCACCAAATCGAACATCCGCTGCTCGTCGGCATTTAAACCGCTTACGGGTGTCGGCGTGGGTGTTGGTGTTGGCGTCGGTGTCGGTGTCGGTGTCGGTGTTGGCGTTGGCGTTGGCGTCGGCGTCGGTGTTGGTGTCGGTGTAATCACTTTTTGACCGCCTGTAAACAACAGGACGATAGTTTTATAGTTGTTTTTTGTGATTATTCCAACGCCAACCCGGTCATAAGATGAGCTGAGTATGCTCGAACGGCTGCCGCCGGCGCTTAGTCCCTGAAATGCCGAGTTAACAGTCATAGCCTTGCATAGGCTTTCCCCGGCGCTGCTATACTGCACACCGGCCGCCCTCAACATATCACAGGTAGATCCATACATTGGCGAGTTATGGCTGAAATAGCCGTTCGAAGCAATATCCTGGGCCTTAATCCGGGCCAGATTTGACAGAACAGGGTCGACAACCAGCGAGGCTTTATTCGCGTCATGGCGCGCCTGATTTATCAGGTCAGCCATAGACTGCTCATCAGCTGTGCAGGAAAGGCTGGCGTCAGCCGGCGCCGGAGCCGCCGCCCCAATCGAGAAAGCCAGCGCAAGAAGGAACAAGGTAGCAATCAAACCGAACTTCAGGTTTTTGGAAAACCGCATAAAGTTACTCCTTTCTTTTGAGCCTCCGGGGTT
Coding sequences within:
- a CDS encoding DUF3794 domain-containing protein gives rise to the protein MPEQFYYTEVQPVKCIEIRVPLVIASVDVEVVVDNIATLPELVHNCDRIKAHVRDLTGTPVFVEEAHHHHDDHFHHDEEFVMVHHDSMHPFRDLFLKKIVVNGTLHKKIFYVNKNNEVKFVTEDLPFSKLVELAEPVKVHHKHDVTITFRHVDVDVNFEIHRGCRVHQTSVIQATARVTEDRKIYVQTCPSPEEAPVGNLLRDGGLEAWASPYSPVFWGASNVSQTTTAHSGSFAAEIGLLNTALPGALFQMISKKIVGERQYRLTFWVREDVLGATSAFSLTAEVVFYDQFGTQIGIGTQTLPSTGIPDNAYTQVQFTTPAVDSSVDSIMVRFTFTPSTGNTNTVKIDDVMLECMRKHY
- a CDS encoding DUF3794 and LysM peptidoglycan-binding domain-containing protein produces the protein MAGTEMLKVNLVQGENRVQTVVRGQIEVPETKPSVEKILSKETTAKVRDISIVPDKIIINGTLTVQVMYVAFEPDQSVHSMHGDVNFTTFVDVPGAEPGMDYVVDFTVEDVSLTPSKTNACAFDVAAVLSTFAKIMDVEEMEVLTTTPAGNVALETQDITVEHMIGEKETKQIIVSDTFEVPEEKPGVEKVLNTKAEVEITDKRVLAGKVIVDGEVRLEVLYVSLTPGQSVHDLHQVIKFSDFVEVPEAQHGMNVHVRAEVESAEISTVTCPRLTADVIVKLTVFVSETRTLKNVPTKLQNEAGYDKVKLKIDREIGAGETQVVLRETTEVPETKPAVMKVLESRVDKVKATETDIQKGRVLIRGHADVEVVYVSTKPDQAVHALHQRLNFRTFVTVPGAEHGMRAKVKISPEYVSVDQQGCDLHTEAVLKVKATVTDLSQLHVYVPAVTPTPTPITCVPTDYTVLAGDTLSKIAAAHGTTVALILAENPQITNPDVLSVGQVIKIPCAPMG
- a CDS encoding CAP domain-containing protein translates to MRFSKNLKFGLIATLFLLALAFSIGAAAPAPADASLSCTADEQSMADLINQARHDANKASLVVDPVLSNLARIKAQDIASNGYFSHNSPMYGSTCDMLRAAGVQYSSAGESLCKAMTVNSAFQGLSAGGSRSSILSSSYDRVGVGIITKNNYKTIVLLFTGGQKVITPTPTPTPTPTPTPTPTPTPTPTPTPTPTPTPVSGLNADEQRMFDLVNQERSKAGLQPLQIDLTLVKLARMKGQDMIDKNYFDHTSPTYGSPFDMMKTYGVQYRYAGENLAGAPTVDSAHTNLMNSSGHRANILNSNYTKVGIGVVSGGPYGKMFVQMFIG